The nucleotide sequence ACAGCCCACACAGTTGGCATAGACGCCTTCGTAAACATCGCGTCCCATCGCCACCGCTTCGTCGGACCACTGGAATTTCTTCGCGTCCGCGGCGCCCACCTGCAACAAGTCCTGTGGCACTTGGGGCACATCGACCACTTCGTCGGACGCGTCCCGCCATTGGCCGACGACGTCATCCAGAACGTCGGCGATGACATCGGCCGCTTCGGTGCCACGTCCGCCTTCGCTTTCAAAGACCATCGCCAGATTCAGATCGTCCTCCGGCGGCGTGTCTTCGTACCCCAATTCGTCCACCGCGACGGCCATCAATTCACGTTCCGTCTCCCCGCGAACCGACAGGTAAATCGTGTAGTCGACCAGCGTTTGCCGTTGCTCAAGACTGAGAATTCGGTAGGACGGCATCGACGTCCCGGGGATACCTCGCTTCAACAAATCCAGCAGATCCTCGCGCGTCGGCTTGGACCGCCGCTCGGTCGATTTCCATTTGAAAACACCACGCCGAAAATCGCGTGGATAGGGATTCTGATACAGCGATGCGGGCCCATTGCCGCTGCCCGACACGCCGTGACAAATCACACAATGTTCGCGATACAGCCCGCGGTGCTGGTCGGCCTGGTCGCTGCTGATTTTGCCGATCGCCAGTTCCAGGTTGTCCACATCGCGAAGAATCGACGATTGTTCATCGTCCAGCCAATCCGACGGCCAGCGTGGTTCCAGCGGCGTCCCGAACAATTCGGTGATCACCGATTGAACATGTTCGGCCGCGACATCTGCGGGGATGTCCCGCGTTTTTTCCAGCGACAACGCGTACAGAAGATTGGGATCGAACTGGTCGACCGTCTTTTCGCAACCGACCCAAGCCGCGACCGACAAAGCGGCGGCTAAACAGATCAAGATCGGGCGACGAGAATAACGAAACGTCATGGCGGGAAAGGCAGAAGAATTTCGCAGGGTTGGGATCACCCATTGAACCGCCAAGCGGCGTCTTTGCAAACGCCGCGTATCGTCGCATGCCGCGGAAAACCGGCGGCTTCGGTTCAAAAATTGCCGCTGCGAATCACTCGCCCGACAGTGCGTCGGCCGGGACCGTCACGGTGCCCATGTCGTTCATGCCGGGTTCGATTTCGACTTCGAATCGCGAACGACGCCATGATTCGGACTTGCCATCGATCGTGACTTCATCGATTCGGCCCGCTTCGTGAAAGATGCGGAACGTCAGTTCTTCGCCGGCCGGCAAGCCTTCGATTTCGATCATTCCGTCTTCATCGCTGACCGCAGCGAACGGATGCTCCAAGACAACCACATAGGCCTTCATCCAAGGGTGGATGT is from Crateriforma conspicua and encodes:
- a CDS encoding cytochrome c — translated: MTFRYSRRPILICLAAALSVAAWVGCEKTVDQFDPNLLYALSLEKTRDIPADVAAEHVQSVITELFGTPLEPRWPSDWLDDEQSSILRDVDNLELAIGKISSDQADQHRGLYREHCVICHGVSGSGNGPASLYQNPYPRDFRRGVFKWKSTERRSKPTREDLLDLLKRGIPGTSMPSYRILSLEQRQTLVDYTIYLSVRGETERELMAVAVDELGYEDTPPEDDLNLAMVFESEGGRGTEAADVIADVLDDVVGQWRDASDEVVDVPQVPQDLLQVGAADAKKFQWSDEAVAMGRDVYEGVYANCVGCHGKGGRADVPTLDYDDWTKEYTSRIGISPDDTQALAPVRALGALPPRPVLPRRLSDGVYRGAGTPEAIYRIISQGIAGSPMPAVMISEQGDGTSLSPRQIWALVAYVQSLGQGAAPADTAAASDPGGDKMGPLAWNAGAPHESNAVPSGIANSSVDIPPAG